The DNA region TCATcgaggaaaaattatattaaccCAAATCTTAAAGTTGAGGTATCGGCGAGTTGGATCATGCAGACCTTATGCGCACCTTTTTGGCACTTTTCCAGCTGGTAATGGCTTTGTTATTCTTCTGCCAGAGCAAAGGAAACCCACTGATGTATTTACCGGAAAATTAATTCTCCATAAAATGGGGCGAGACACGAATGGTACGTCCCGGGCAGTAAATAAACGGGAGGGGACTTGTATTGTTGAGACCTTGCCGAAACAAGATCGGCCTTGCCCTAGACGAGGCCGTTTTAAGTCTTTGATTTATAGGCTGCATCGCCGAATTTCCACTTGGAGTCTCCCCTAAAAGTCTCCCGCGTACTGAATAATGCAATAGAATTAGGTATTTGAAGGGCATGAATCTTTAATGGAAGGAATAAAACATTACTTAGCcccaaataaaatatcgaaCAGGGCTTCGCGTGTCGCTAGCGGTGGTTACTCGACCTTCCGTCCACGTCGACAAATCATAATTGCGCAAAAAAGGCGTGACatgagatttatttatttatttatttccgacCGGGAGGAAATATTCGGAATAATAAAATGCCCCATTTTCGTGCGAAAATTAATTCTCCAACATTGGACATAGTAAATCGCGTGCGGGGAAGCACCGAAAGCTGAAGTACGGGGGGCCTGAACTATCCCTTCTTTGGCACATTTACAACACGCTTAAGTTTCAAATTACGTGCTAATGAACTTCTAAGGTCACAAAATTGCCGTCAATTGTGCCGCAACTTTCCGCCGCCTTTGTCACGTTTCCTCAACAACATTGCAGCGTTCACGCTATAAGTTTCCAACAGATGAAGAACGTGTCTTCTTATGGGGTCAGAATTGCGGCATTGCCGTTCCGTGCGGGAAGTTGCAAATTTCctgttaaattcttttttttgatAACGAAAGCATGCAAACTGTCCACGGCATTAGTGAAGACAAGGCGGACGAGCCAGACGGAACCTAAGAACGAGAGGAGGTAAACCGTTCTCATTAAGCTCCCCTTGCATGCACTTTTTCGCTTCTAAATTCTTCCCCATATATGTTCATTAATCATCGCGTACTAACCTTGAAAACTTCTGCTTTATAGGTTAGCTCAGATTGATTTAGTTTAGAGcgtcattaatattttaattcgtTTAAACATTATCAACATTAAtgtatttattgatttaaaatattcagccACCATTAGAAGTTTAACGCTCGCTCTTGGACATGCTTTAATTGGCCTCTTCCCTGAATaattactttcaaaaataatgagCATTGTTACGCCTGACCTTGACAAAGAAATAGTGGGAAGAGCGCTGCatcaagataaaaatattcgcCACGGGTGTCAGCTTTCCTGAGACTGAATTTCATTCACTATTTTGTCGAGAACAACATTTTACTGCGTCACCACTGAGCGGGTTTGCATTGTTTTTATTCAGCTCACATACGACACTTCTCAATTACATAAATGCTCTATCTAGACGGGCAGAAATCACGTTAAAATCACCTCCCACTTAAAATTCCCATTCATAAACTCTCTCCATAATCGACCGTCATCATTTACCTGAATCGCTGTCGCCGTAACACTAACCATTACTACGAACTTATTGTTACAGCCGAACCTCCTCAGCGTCGCTAAGCTTGACCGAAAGTTCCAGGAGgcgtaataattatttattacgttAACGCGAAAAGGTCCTTTTATATGGCGAAAATCGAATTTCGCCTGTTTGGTCGCAGATCGAACACGCGCAGGATGCAAACATGCAGCAGATGAACTGACATGCTGTTGGAGAACGAGCAACGGCGCGGTTCCACTTTGGGGGCTGTTTACCGACTGCGCCCCGGTCGAGCTCCGTCGTCCTTATTTTGTCGATTACGGCCGTGAATTTTAGCCCTGGACAGCGCAAGCGTGAACTTCGGAATCCGTGATGTCACCACAGAGGGTGCTTACGTCATGGATCGGCACACctcgaaaattcaaaaatttcttctaCCGAGTCCGTGAGCGCCAAATTGCGCCAGTATGATCTGGGAAGAGATTTGAGTTCTGCATAAATACAATATAAATCTGGCAACTGTGCGAACGCACTTGGGGCCGCGACTTTATGTCATTCTCTTTGTCCCCTCTCAGGCTCCTCGCCCGTGGCAGCCATTTTCTTTTGACAAAAGATTATCGCCGTGTTGTCATTTACGGGATTATTTCGTCGAGCGTTCGAAGGGAAGGTGTTGGAGCACTCCTGGCCTTCATCGCTTTGAATCTCGTAATGCTCGTGGTTTCCTTGGGGGAATAACAGACGCGCCCTCATAGAGATAGAACTTTATTGCATTCAAGAAACTTTACATGTTTCGCAGTTTTTTAAGTTATGAATTCCGTTAACGTAGGTCCTCGATGCTAAATCTAACTAAGTAATTAATCAAACACTCTGCGGCACCTTTCGTAATATCATATTTCGTCACATAAAAAAGGGAATATAGTAAGAATTTCGTTAAAACGTGTCCGTTCCAATGAGCCCTGAACCGAAAATTGCTCGATACTCTCGAAATCATAGAAATCTACGGTATTTAAAGCAAGGTCCCTACAAACTATAGTAAACACTTCTCGTCGAATTTTCAAagatttatacaaaaaattataatgtaaaaaaatttgccttATAAGTTTAGTATTCGCTTAACCTAATTAACAGTATGTACATTTAGAATCGTATTCTTGTGTTATTCACTTTATTGTGGTACTGAACGTCTGCGAAACGCCCTCGCGCACACCACGACGCCGTTCCTCAAACACCCGGTAAATTAGACTTGAAACAAactccaaatttaatacttaacATTCTCCCCTGAACGGGGGTTTCGCTCTATCACTTGACTCGCACGGGATTTCATCAGGTATTAGGCCCTCGACTGTCAAGCGATCATCTAAATAACTTAAACTTTAGTCATACAACTACTCAAATATAATTAAGTTGGTACTTTCAGCGCACTCTACGAACCGTGGTATTTCCGTGAACATGCGGTTACTAATCTCACTATATGCGAAGCGATTTCCTTGGTTTAGCAGTGCACTGAAAGGTgcgttatttattaattaatagagTGTAAACAGGACCGCACCTGCTCGCAGGAATTGTCGGGTTGGCAGTGTTTTGTTTAGAATATGAACCACGCCTTACGAACAGGTCCGGTGGGGGTCAGTCTGACTTGAAAACCTTCGGGTGGTTGTGTCCTAAGCGCCCCCCTGGGGCTGAAGTCGCACTGACCGTGACGAGTGCATAGCGGGCTGTGTCCAAATTCTTATGGTATATTGCTAATAATGTTTTCttcgaaatttatttacaGGCTTCGATTTCACTACGGTCCTACTTAGTAGGTAAAAATACTGGGCAAAAATGTGACTTTTATCGTGTCCCTGCACGGGATTGCTGTGTAGGAAGAGCAACGGACTGGAAATTGCTCATCCTCTCGCACCTCTTATAGGACAAGGACACCGTTATTACAGCTAATATTAAACCATATACGAAGTAACAATTCCCATCATAAATCAACGTAAACTTACAATAAAGGCTGTACAAACTGTTTATGTAACAAAACGACTTACTTATACGAGTACAATAAAGAGTTTAAACTATTCGTGTTTATGAGGCCCTGGGGTCAAGGCCCATCTATCTCCAGCAAAAACTGTCAATTCCTTGGGCTGCATTAAGCTCTTATAGCCTCGCCGGGGTACTTAAATTGACGCTACGATAACCGAAACTTGTGGAGATAAACGGGCCCCAAGTTCGGTAACTTCTTCTTCTTCGCCTCGAAACGTCTTTTTGCTACGGCACGGGAGGCTTTAACATTAAACTGAGCGAATTAAGGCCATGATGAACCGCGAAGGAAGTTCAGTTTCGTAATCGATTATATCACTTATGCACAAATATCACTGGTTGCAGATGGTGCTGGATCTCGTCTAGACCGAACGTGCTTGGCATGACACACCTAGAACGATAATCCAGAAGTGAGCTGGGAAAAAtggtgaaataaattttggttCAGAATCTCTGCGCAGGATCGGTTTTTTTAGATCTCTAGCTTCCACGGAAGGGAGGTGAAATCCGAACCTTTAGGTAGAGGAGTGGATGCCTCCCTTAGGGCACAGTCGACATACACGTAAAACGGTCTACTCACCTAAGTCTAAACCGTGGAACCACCTCCGTCAATGGGTACGTGTGTGCCTCTTTAGACTATGACGGAGGTAGGATGCGCAGGCCTTGCTGCGCTCGACGATCATCTCGACCAAGTGATCCTCGATGGCGATCAGGGGCGTGGGCAACGGCAGCAGGCTAAACGTGGCGATGTTCAGGGATTCCCATTGTCAGACGGCACTGTTCGGGAATCGGGGAGGAGGCAGTGGCGGCGGCTGCGAGGACACCGCGTCTCCGGCTCGGGAAGAGCGCTCAGACCCGGCTAGAATCGCGTGAAATAATAAACCAGCGTTAAATATCTGGGTGGAAAATGGCATCCTCAGAGTCGCGAACTGCGTGAATAGTCCTCTGCCTCCTTGTTACGTTGGAGGATTCGAAGACATTGGAGGAAATgtttgggaaaaaattaattttttttactttttgggcTTTAGCGGAAATCACTAAAAACGAAAGAATAACGGACGACGAAACGAGAgaaaaaacgtgaaaaaaaaaaggtttttttagcTTTATTCCCTGTTCGGAAACTCTACTTATCGGAAGCCATACTGGTTCACGATGGCTCACCGATCGATATCTTCACTCCAAAAGCAatgaaaagcaaattttatgtACATAAGTGATCGCTGAGAGTTCCCCTCTCCTGATAATTGCGTGTAGGTACTCTGAACAAGTTCTCTTTGTGTTTCatgtgcaaaaaaaaacagtgctGCTACAATCACACAGTATGAGGATACCTGACAAGGACCCGTAGTATGTGTAACGTCGAAGATTATACGTCATTTGTAGTATTTGATCCTGAAGCGGGTCGCTTAACGGATCTTAATCGGAAATGTATATCAAGAGATGTTGAATGTGACGATTTAAGCACTCACATGATTCCTGTTGATGGCATTTCTCCTCGGTCACCACCAAACCGGACTGTTCGGTGATCGGCATATGTTGTTCAAGCGCATTCACACAGTTCAACATACTCCTAAATGAGGGCAGAGGTTAACTCGGTTAAAAGATCTAGAAACTCTGCAGTTGCATGCAACAAAAAGCCAATGAAAACGCaaacatttcaataaaagggccatttattttcgattgaaaatacaacaataaaaatgtttttaaaaataataaaaactagtCAATCATGCAGAAAAAATATCTCTGTGGCAGCGTGTAACAGCAGCAAAGTGTTTAAGGTTTCTGTGTAATGGATATATCCACTGTGTCCATCAGTCAGTGTAACTGCTCAGTATTACTTTAGTTTGATTGTGCGTTTTGTCATATGGAAACGTTTAAGGTAAAGCACGCTTTTTACGGAAAAATCTATAGATTCGTGTTTCCAGTGTTCGTGGAGTCGTCATCGGGAGGATTTTTTTGCTGTGCAATTTCGTCAGTGGTgctgcaaaataaaaataaagaccCTCtgatgaacaaaaaaaaaccacattttttctgaaatgcGTAGAAAACGTTGGAACActgtgtattttattttcctaacagttttccttttaaatattaaacttaaaaacaaGCATGTTATCTTGAATAATATAGAAACAAATACCTTACGACTCAAGTTAAACCATATTACAACGACAGCGCGATCAAACAATGACGCCCTTTAACACATTCTAATGTCACGCGTTctcaattgtttttaaaaatggtgcGCATTTTTTTGCGAGGCGTTTTAAAGAGTGTTTTGAACTGAAAAAtccattaattaattaattaaagcaCCATTTCACGTAAAACTCAACCGCAAAAACACTGGTTTGGCTAAATCGCTTTAGAGAAACACCTAAAGCTGCTGAAATATGTGGACCGAAATTTGCATTGTTTTGGACATTGTTTACCGTGCATCGTTTACCGCATAATTTTCTCAGGTCAGTCAATATTTTATggcttttaatttaaactataACATGATGATGAGCTGCAGAGCCTGCAAAATTCGCCATTACATAAGCGATATAATCGTTGTACACAGTTAGTTCTTTCGGCAACGTTGTAACGCCCACGCAATGGCTCAAGGAGATAGCGGATATCTCTTTTTGCGAAGCAAACATCCGGCGGCGTTGTCAGTTTGTGCAAAAAATCAGAGGGAAATATAAGTTGTCCCTAATGCccacttaaaaaaatcggtGCGGAACTCGCCTTTCAAAGCCAAATTTGCGGAATAAATTATTGaggtatttaatattaatttaataaagtgtGAATCATGTCACTACAAGTTATGCAACCAACCATACATACAACGTTACTAGttcataatgaaaaataaagggcaaaaaagtatttttagttGAATAAACGTGCATCTACTTAAGCATTTTGATTGAGCCACCATGCTTTAACTGCTAAGGGCAACTTACACTTACCCATACAGTCTACTGTCTCGAAAACTAACCCTACGGTCAAGAGTAGGTAGAGGTAATTAATGCTTCTTGAACTTTAGAGAAATCGGGTGCGGAATCGAGTCAGTGGGACAAGACTCTGTACGCTCCAATAAAATGCACTTAAAAGCACAGTCTTGCCACATCTATATACTCCATTTGCACCCAAAAATAGTAATTCACCTAAATGTCGGACCTTACTTTTAAATATAACtatgaaagtttaatatttcgaaaatctcCTTTATCTTCCACTATCAAGTTACTAAAGAACTTACCTTCCATTTCCGTGCCTGAAGATGGCGAGTATTTCTTCAAACGTCTTGTTCTTGGTTTCCGGCACTCTCTTATAcgtaaaaatccaaaataagGCTAGGAACACGCTGAATGGCAGGAACGTATAGTTTTCGAGGGCAGTCTAGTGTGAATAAAAAGATTGCGCATAGGAAATTTTCACCAAAATACGGGAGGGCCTTGTTACCTTCATTCTTGGAAAGACGATCCCCACCAGGAAATTGGCCATCCAGTTGACCAAAACGGCGATGGACATGGCTGCGGGCCTCGGTCCCTGCGAGAAGAGCTCTGCGGTGATCATCCATGGGATGGACCCAGGACCCATCGCGAAGAATTTGACGAAGAGCAGCGTGGAAACCACCGACAGATACGACATCCAGTCGATCATCTCCTGCACATAGCCGAAAAACTCCTATCAGGCGGTAGAATGGCGTCCTTTCCGAACAGGGGAGGAGAGACTTTCGAGTTTCAATGGTGGATTTATGTAGGGGAAATACATCTTATAGTCGTAAAAAGGTGTGAAATTTATCTAGGTGGTTTTATTCGTGCGAATTCTCTATGGGTGTGTGCGTATAGCTCTGAATGTACAGCGTCGCTCCTCCACCATGTCAGAAAGAAGAACTCGTAGACAGGGTGAGGCTAAGAAGCGAAAATAAATGCGTTTGGTTGGTGTGGGGCTGAAGCTAAAAGCGTGGATCAAGCCTCAAATTCCTGGAGTGTGAGGCAAATCCGGGGAGTGATTTGTGTCTTAATGAAGGTGGAAAATAAAGGCTAAATTATATCGAAAGGGTGTGGTAAGCAACGAAAAGTaatactactactactactactaccccccccccccctcccaaCCTCTAAAAACACAGTGTCGGgtggaagaaaattttttccacaacTTTCAGGAAATTCAGTGTAAGCGCACCCTAAACGGCAACGTTGCGGCTcgcttttgtttaaaaaaaaatgcgaaaGCTTTAACGGCGCTCTGTGATTTTGTATCGAACTTATTGAAGCGTGTATACAGAACGTCCGCTTCTGGAGCTCATCCAAGGGGATTTTCCCAACCACAAAAGATGCGAGGCACATCTTTGAACTTCAACTGGCGCAACTTCGTCCCAATCTAATCGACCTCGCGTTTTTCATGGTTATCTAGGTCTCCAgggttgagctccagaaacggacaccctgCATACCGGAATCCATTATTCGGCCTAAAAGCACATAGTTTTTCCATACTATTTGAAAATTCCCAcgaacaaacaaataaattgcAATCCTATACACCCAACAGACCTTGATCAAAAACGAAATAGTAATGAATATGGAGAAGATAAACATTCCGCCCAATCCGTAGAGCAGCAGGGACCTCCTGCCCATCCTGTCCATGAGAGGGATGGAAATCACAGTCATCACGACCATGATGCAGCCGATACCAATGGTGGCGAATTTGGCGCTCTCAGGAGAGAGACCCGCAGTCTCGAAGAGGTTCGTTGAGTAATAAAACACCTGCGCAGACAGATAATGAAGGTGATGATAAGAGTGAGTGGCAACATGGCAGGTACCGCATTGATGCCTGAGAGTTGCTGCGAGAGTTGAAGCACTATACTGATGCCCAAGGGGATGCGCAGCGTGGGAGAGCAGATGAGCTCGATCATGGTGGTGGAAGCTTCGGCCTGCTGGGCCCGTTCTTCGGCTCGCATTTCTTCGATGTCTTCCTCGACCTAtcaaaaaaaagacattttatttttgcaaacgTGCAGAATGTCGCCCAATAATTTACATGGTTGCTAGCTCTCAGTCTTCGTAACGCTCTCCTAGACTCTTCCTCCCACTGCTTGGTAATGAGCAGGTACCGGGGACTCTCCGGGCAGGCGGGAAGGAGCAGCAATTGGAGGACAGCCGGCACCACTGCCAGTCCGAGCAGTAGCGGCCAGTCCTCGTTGTTGCCTAGGATTTGCTCGATGCCCAACACCTGGGACAGCAGCAGGCCGACGGTGACCGCCAGCTGGTTGACCGTGCCCAGGCCGCCCCGCAAATTCAAGGGGGAAATTTCAGACACGTACATTGGTACTAGAGATGTGTTCAGCCCTAAAACCAATTTCGGTATtgaaatgattaatttgagGACAGTTGAGTACCGCAATTGATGCCGATAATCAGACGTCCGCAAATGAGCATTTCATAGGAGTTCGCCACTTTCGCGCACCACATGAGACTGCCGCCAGTGATCCCAAGGATATTGTTCAACAGCAATCCTCCCTTCCTAAAAGAGGCGTGTGGTTTAAATCGACATTGCATGAGGTTCTACAAGAGAGGTCAAAAAAGAGGATCTTTTACCGGCCAAATCGGTTGGCGACGGTGCCGCCGATGAACCCGCCCACCATGCCGCCTATGGCGAAAATTGACACTACGACCGAGTAGAGCGTGCTGATCCAGGATTCGGGCAGATCTTCGTTGTACCGCGACCGGTACACGTCCTTCATGAAGTACTCGATGTTGCTCTGGGGCGCGTTGATCACCCCAGTGTTGTAGCCGAACTGGAGCATGCCGAGAACCGCCGACAGGATCGAGTAGGAGAGGAACCCTGTGAGGCCCTGGAACGGCAAAAAACTATAATCACAGATTGAGGCTAGATGGTATATTTGGGAACAGGCAGAGGGCGCTGCGAAACATAAAAATGACGAAATGCGAGTATTATTTATAGCCGCAAATATCAGATTTAATTACGGTTTTTCCTCGCTTTGGACGGTCGAGAGGAGCGAGGGGAAtatatggttaaaaaaaaaactagaaacATCGGGAAATTAAATCTCTTAAACATATTGGACGTGGCAAAGCGGCGCTTTTATTGTTCTTCTGGCTTCGAGAAGCGGggttttttgctttttgacACTTTTTGACTTGACCCCAATTAAAGAGGGCTCCAGGGATCTTGCGAGACATTTGGAAGTGAAACTAATGAGAGAGGGCGCTgcgaaatgtaaaaaaaaacgatcgTGGCCCCAAATGTCAAGTGCAATTCTCCGCTTCGCGCGTCCGTAGTTCCTCATGTGGGAAATCTGCACATTTAAAAGATTAACCTGTTCCAGAAGTCTCAACTTCCGGCGGTGGGTGTTTTCCTCGAGCCTGTCGACGTACTCGCGCAGCTCCTCGATCTCCTCCTTGACCTGCTGGACAGTGTCCAGCTCGTGCTTGATCGCCACCATGTCCCGCTTAACTTCCGACACCTCCGACTGGCACGATTCCACCGACTTGGTCAGTTCCTGGAGCTGGTTCCGGATCTCGTTCAGAGCGAACGTCGTCTCGTACTGACGATCGCCGCGTTGCAGCTCGTCCAGCTTGTTGCTGAGGTTCATGCTCATCACGGTTACCTGCTTCTGCAAACTTTCCCCGGAAAAAAAACACATCACCTTTCGGCCAGGGTCAGAGATACGAGTACAAACGTGCACTACTACATAGAGATGAACATGCACAGAACACACAATACAGAAGGCTGACAGCTCTAAGCAGCAGCGAGCCGAGGGTAC from Euwallacea similis isolate ESF13 chromosome 20, ESF131.1, whole genome shotgun sequence includes:
- the Glut1 gene encoding glucose transporter type 1 isoform X6 — encoded protein: MVSLPPPSLQKQVTVMSMNLSNKLDELQRGDRQYETTFALNEIRNQLQELTKSVESCQSEVSEVKRDMVAIKHELDTVQQVKEEIEELREYVDRLEENTHRRKLRLLEQGLTGFLSYSILSAVLGMLQFGYNTGVINAPQSNIEYFMKDVYRSRYNEDLPESWISTLYSVVVSIFAIGGMVGGFIGGTVANRFGRKGGLLLNNILGITGGSLMWCAKVANSYEMLICGRLIIGINCGLNTSLVPMYVSEISPLNLRGGLGTVNQLAVTVGLLLSQVLGIEQILGNNEDWPLLLGLAVVPAVLQLLLLPACPESPRYLLITKQWEEESRRALRRLRASNHVEEDIEEMRAEERAQQAEASTTMIELICSPTLRIPLGISIVLQLSQQLSGINAVFYYSTNLFETAGLSPESAKFATIGIGCIMVVMTVISIPLMDRMGRRSLLLYGLGGMFIFSIFITISFLIKEFFGYVQEMIDWMSYLSVVSTLLFVKFFAMGPGSIPWMITAELFSQGPRPAAMSIAVLVNWMANFLVGIVFPRMKTALENYTFLPFSVFLALFWIFTYKRVPETKNKTFEEILAIFRHGNGRVSFRDSRLYGSMLNCVNALEQHMPITEQSGLVVTEEKCHQQESSGSERSSRAGDAVSSQPPPLPPPRFPNSAV
- the Glut1 gene encoding glucose transporter type 1 isoform X5, whose protein sequence is MVSLPPPSLQKQVTVMSMNLSNKLDELQRGDRQYETTFALNEIRNQLQELTKSVESCQSEVSEVKRDMVAIKHELDTVQQVKEEIEELREYVDRLEENTHRRKLRLLEQGLTGFLSYSILSAVLGMLQFGYNTGVINAPQSNIEYFMKDVYRSRYNEDLPESWISTLYSVVVSIFAIGGMVGGFIGGTVANRFGRKGGLLLNNILGITGGSLMWCAKVANSYEMLICGRLIIGINCGLNTSLVPMYVSEISPLNLRGGLGTVNQLAVTVGLLLSQVLGIEQILGNNEDWPLLLGLAVVPAVLQLLLLPACPESPRYLLITKQWEEESRRALRRLRASNHVEEDIEEMRAEERAQQAEASTTMIELICSPTLRIPLGISIVLQLSQQLSGINAVFYYSTNLFETAGLSPESAKFATIGIGCIMVVMTVISIPLMDRMGRRSLLLYGLGGMFIFSIFITISFLIKEMIDWMSYLSVVSTLLFVKFFAMGPGSIPWMITAELFSQGPRPAAMSIAVLVNWMANFLVGIVFPRMKTALENYTFLPFSVFLALFWIFTYKRVPETKNKTFEEILAIFRHGNGRSMLNCVNALEQHMPITEQSGLVVTEEKCHQQESYPLSDPLQDQILQMTYNLRRYTYYGSLSAGSERSSRAGDAVSSQPPPLPPPRFPNSAV
- the Glut1 gene encoding glucose transporter type 1 isoform X9, with protein sequence MVSLPPPSLQKQVTVMSMNLSNKLDELQRGDRQYETTFALNEIRNQLQELTKSVESCQSEVSEVKRDMVAIKHELDTVQQVKEEIEELREYVDRLEENTHRRKLRLLEQGLTGFLSYSILSAVLGMLQFGYNTGVINAPQSNIEYFMKDVYRSRYNEDLPESWISTLYSVVVSIFAIGGMVGGFIGGTVANRFGRKGGLLLNNILGITGGSLMWCAKVANSYEMLICGRLIIGINCGLNTSLVPMYVSEISPLNLRGGLGTVNQLAVTVGLLLSQVLGIEQILGNNEDWPLLLGLAVVPAVLQLLLLPACPESPRYLLITKQWEEESRRALRRLRASNHVEEDIEEMRAEERAQQAEASTTMIELICSPTLRIPLGISIVLQLSQQLSGINAVFYYSTNLFETAGLSPESAKFATIGIGCIMVVMTVISIPLMDRMGRRSLLLYGLGGMFIFSIFITISFLIKEFFGYVQEMIDWMSYLSVVSTLLFVKFFAMGPGSIPWMITAELFSQGPRPAAMSIAVLVNWMANFLVGIVFPRMKTALENYTFLPFSVFLALFWIFTYKRVPETKNKTFEEILAIFRHGNGSTTDEIAQQKNPPDDDSTNTGNTNL
- the Glut1 gene encoding glucose transporter type 1 isoform X7; translation: MVSLPPPSLQKQVTVMSMNLSNKLDELQRGDRQYETTFALNEIRNQLQELTKSVESCQSEVSEVKRDMVAIKHELDTVQQVKEEIEELREYVDRLEENTHRRKLRLLEQGLTGFLSYSILSAVLGMLQFGYNTGVINAPQSNIEYFMKDVYRSRYNEDLPESWISTLYSVVVSIFAIGGMVGGFIGGTVANRFGRKGGLLLNNILGITGGSLMWCAKVANSYEMLICGRLIIGINCGLNTSLVPMYVSEISPLNLRGGLGTVNQLAVTVGLLLSQVLGIEQILGNNEDWPLLLGLAVVPAVLQLLLLPACPESPRYLLITKQWEEESRRALRRLRASNHVEEDIEEMRAEERAQQAEASTTMIELICSPTLRIPLGISIVLQLSQQLSGINAVFYYSTNLFETAGLSPESAKFATIGIGCIMVVMTVISIPLMDRMGRRSLLLYGLGGMFIFSIFITISFLIKEFFGYVQEMIDWMSYLSVVSTLLFVKFFAMGPGSIPWMITAELFSQGPRPAAMSIAVLVNWMANFLVGIVFPRMKTALENYTFLPFSVFLALFWIFTYKRVPETKNKTFEEILAIFRHGNGRSMLNCVNALEQHMPITEQSGLVVTEEKCHQQESSGSERSSRAGDAVSSQPPPLPPPRFPNSAV
- the Glut1 gene encoding glucose transporter type 1 isoform X8, which gives rise to MVSLPPPSLQKQVTVMSMNLSNKLDELQRGDRQYETTFALNEIRNQLQELTKSVESCQSEVSEVKRDMVAIKHELDTVQQVKEEIEELREYVDRLEENTHRRKLRLLEQGLTGFLSYSILSAVLGMLQFGYNTGVINAPQSNIEYFMKDVYRSRYNEDLPESWISTLYSVVVSIFAIGGMVGGFIGGTVANRFGRKGGLLLNNILGITGGSLMWCAKVANSYEMLICGRLIIGINCGLNTSLVPMYVSEISPLNLRGGLGTVNQLAVTVGLLLSQVLGIEQILGNNEDWPLLLGLAVVPAVLQLLLLPACPESPRYLLITKQWEEESRRALRRLRASNHVEEDIEEMRAEERAQQAEASTTMIELICSPTLRIPLGISIVLQLSQQLSGINAVFYYSTNLFETAGLSPESAKFATIGIGCIMVVMTVISIPLMDRMGRRSLLLYGLGGMFIFSIFITISFLIKEFFGYVQEMIDWMSYLSVVSTLLFVKFFAMGPGSIPWMITAELFSQGPRPAAMSIAVLVNWMANFLVGIVFPRMKTALENYTFLPFSVFLALFWIFTYKRVPETKNKTFEEILAIFRHGNGRVSFRDSRLYGTTDEIAQQKNPPDDDSTNTGNTNL
- the Glut1 gene encoding glucose transporter type 1 isoform X1, coding for MVSLPPPSLQKQVTVMSMNLSNKLDELQRGDRQYETTFALNEIRNQLQELTKSVESCQSEVSEVKRDMVAIKHELDTVQQVKEEIEELREYVDRLEENTHRRKLRLLEQGLTGFLSYSILSAVLGMLQFGYNTGVINAPQSNIEYFMKDVYRSRYNEDLPESWISTLYSVVVSIFAIGGMVGGFIGGTVANRFGRKGGLLLNNILGITGGSLMWCAKVANSYEMLICGRLIIGINCGLNTSLVPMYVSEISPLNLRGGLGTVNQLAVTVGLLLSQVLGIEQILGNNEDWPLLLGLAVVPAVLQLLLLPACPESPRYLLITKQWEEESRRALRRLRASNHVEEDIEEMRAEERAQQAEASTTMIELICSPTLRIPLGISIVLQLSQQLSGINAVFYYSTNLFETAGLSPESAKFATIGIGCIMVVMTVISIPLMDRMGRRSLLLYGLGGMFIFSIFITISFLIKEFFGYVQEMIDWMSYLSVVSTLLFVKFFAMGPGSIPWMITAELFSQGPRPAAMSIAVLVNWMANFLVGIVFPRMKTALENYTFLPFSVFLALFWIFTYKRVPETKNKTFEEILAIFRHGNGRVSFRDSRLYGSMLNCVNALEQHMPITEQSGLVVTEEKCHQQESYPLSDPLQDQILQMTYNLRRYTYYGSLSAGSERSSRAGDAVSSQPPPLPPPRFPNSAV